The stretch of DNA GATCCGGTGCCGCGCACCAGCCCTTGCTGCCGCGCCGATTTCTGCGGTCAGGGTTGCGGGCTTTCGGCGGCGCGTTTCACCCATGAGGGCGTGCTCACCGCTTTCGACGGCACCCACAATGCCGTCGCCTTCAACAGCACCGCCACCCCGGCGCAGTTGCTGGGCGGAGAGTTGCGCTGGCTGGAGGGGCCCTATGCGGGGATCGCCATGACCATCGTGGCGCTGGCCGGTGACGCACTGGTGCTGGACCAGCCGCTCGACCGCGCGATGAGCGCGGGGATGCGGGCTCGGTTGAAAGAGGGCTGCGACCATACGCTGGCCACCTGCGCCAGCCGTTTCGGCAATGCGGTCAATTTCCGGGGCGAGCCCTTTCTGCCCGGCAACGATATGGTGATCCGCTATGGCCTGCCCTCCTGACGCGCCCGGCATCACACTGGCTCGGGCCGCGCAAGGGCTGATCGGCGTGCCCTTCCGCCTGCATGGGCGCGATGCCGGCACCGGGCTGGACTGCCTCGGCCTGATCGGCGCGGCACTGGGCATCACCGGGCGCCCCATGGCACTACCCCACGATTACAGCCTGCGGATGAGAACCCTCGATTCGCTGCCGAGGCTGGCCGAGGCGGCGGGGCTGATCAGCGTTCAGGGGCCGATGCTGGCAGGGGATATCCTGCTGCTCAACCCCGGTCCCTGCCAGTTCCATCTGGGGGTGGTCGCAGAGGATCTCGGGCTGATCCATGCCCATGCCGGTCTACACCGCGTGGTCCATTCGCCCTTGCCGCAAGACCCCATCATCGAGCGCTGGCGCCTGCCCGCCACATGAAAGGCTGACACACATCATGGCAACCTTGCTTTTCACCGCGCTGGGCACGGCGCTGGGCGGGCCGATCGGCGGCGTGCTCGGCGCGCTGGCCGGGCAACAGGTCGACAAGGCCCTGCTGGGCGGCGGCAGCGTGAGCGGGCCGCGCCTGAAGGATCTGGCGGTCACCACCTCCAGCTATGGCTCGGCGATGCCCCGGCAATTCGGCACGATGCGGGTGGGCGGCACCATCATCTGGGCCACCGATCTGGCCGAGCATGGCCAGACCAGCGGCGGCAAGGGCCAGCCCAGCGTCACCACCTATTCCTACAGCTCCAGCTTTGCGGTGGCGATCTCCAGCCGCCCGGTGCTGCGGATCGGGCGGATCTGGGCCGATGGCGATCTGCTGCGCGGCGCGGATGGCGCGCTGAAGGTTGGCGGCACCTTGCGCCTGCATAACGGGCATGGCGATCAGGCGGTGGACCCGCTGATCGCCGCAGCGGAAGGAAGCGCCCATTGTCCTGCCTTTCGTGGGCTGGCCTATGCCGTCTTCGAGGATCTCCAGCTCGCCGATTTCGGCAACCGCATCCCCGCCCTGACCTTCGAGGTGATCGGCGAGGAAACGCCCCTGTCGCTCGCCGCCTTGATGGAAGGCGTCGTCGAGGATGTCACGCTGTCCGTGCCGCTCGACGGCATTGTCGGCTATGCCTGCGAAGGGTCGCTGGCCGACACGCTCTCGCAGTTCCAGCCGGTGATGCCGATGAGCTGCGATGCCGGGGGCGACGGGCTGATCATCACTGCCGACCGCCAGTCCGCCACGCCCATCGCCCTTGCCGAACCGGCGCTGACCAGCGCGAGCGGCGAGTTCGGCGCCCGGACCGGCTTTCAGTACAAGCGCGATCCCGCGCCAGAAAACCCGCCGCGCGTGCTGCGCTATTATGATCCGGCGCTGGACTATCAGCCCGGCATGCAGCGCTCGATCGGACAGGCGCTGCCCGGCCAGCCGCGCACGCTGGAGGTGCCCGCCACCATGGAAGCCGCCGACGCCGCAAGGCTGATCCAGCAGGCCGCGCGCGATGCCGACTGGCGCCGCGAAACGCTGGTCTGGCGCTGCGCCGAGCTGGACCCCGCCGTGGCGCCCGGCATGCTGGTTGCGCCTTTCGGGCAGCCGGGCGTGTGGCGCGTGACCGGCTGGGAATGGCGTGACACCGGGATCCAGCTCGATCTGGAGCGGGTCGCACCCTCCGCCAGCTCAGGCGCTCCTGTCGATCCGGGGCGCGCCAATCTGGCCAGCGACCTTGCCATCACCCCCACCAGCCTGGTCGCCTATGAGCTGCCATGGGATGGACAGGGCAGCAGCGATGCGGTCATCGTGCAGGCCGCCGCCTCATCCAGCGGCGCGGGCTGGCCGGGGGCCGCGCTGTATGGCGATTTCGGCACCGGCGCGCTGACATGGCTGGCCGCCACCGGACGGCGGCGCAGCGTAACGGGGCTGGCGGTGGTCGCCTTGCCCGCCGCATCGCCGCTGCTGGTCGATCGGCAGTCGCGCGTGACCATTCACCTGACCGGCAGCGATATGGCGCTGACCTCCGCCTCGCTGGACCAGCTCGCGATGGGGGCGAACCGGGCTTTGCTGGGCGGCGAGATCATCCAGTTCGCCAACGCCGTTGCACAGGGTGGCGGCGTCTGGCTGCTGAGCGGATTGCTGCGCGGGCGCGGCGGCACCGAAAGCGCCATCGTTACCCATGCGGCGGGGGAAGCTTTCGTCCTGCTCGATGGCACGCCGGTGCAACTGGATGGCGGCGCCCTGCAAGGAGCGGTGGGCATTGCCGCGCTGGGTCTGGCCGATCCGGTGCAGGTCGAGGTGCCCATCCTGTGCCGGGGTTACAGCCGTCGGCCATGGTCGCCAGTGCATCCCAAGGCGGTAATCGCCGATGACGGCAGCCTGACCCTGTCATGGACTCGCCGCGCGCGCGGCGGCTGGAGCTGGAGTGACGGCGTGGACATGCCGCTCCAGGAACAGACGGAAACCTATCTGGTCGCTTTGGGCGGCCAGGATGATCCGCTGCTGCAATGGCAGACCTCCACCCCCTCCCTGACCCTGGCCGCGGAGGCATTTGCTGCGCTTGCGTCAGCCCATGCAGGGGCCGCTTTTTCGGTCAGGCAGCAGGGGACCTATGCGCTCTCCGAGGCGCTGAGTCTGATGACATTGGGGTGAGTGCTGCACCGCAGCTTTGCATTTTTTCTTTCAGCGGAAGGATCTTCCATGAGCGATGCCCTGAATTTTTCCTCAACCAGCCCGCGTCTCGGGCTTCCGCTGCTCTATGCCGGGCAGGCTCAGAAAGAGGCTTTCGTCAATGAGGCGCATGCCCGGCTGGACGCCTGTGTGCAGTGCACGATCGAGGGTGTGTCCGCCATGCCACCTGCCAGCCCTGTGGAAGGCAGCAACTGGCTGATCGCTCCCTCCGCCAGCGGAGACTGGGCCGGTCAGGACGGCAGACTGGCCGCGCGGCAGGCTGGAAACTGGCTGTTTTTCGATAGTTTCGACGGTTTACGTATCTTTAATCGCGCGACAGGCCAGTTTTCGCACCACGATGGCGCCTGGAAGGTTCCCGCCGCCGTTTCCCTGTCCCAGGATGGTACCGTAATCGATATTCAGGCGCGAGCAGCGCTTGCCAATCTGGTTGCAGCGTTGCAGACTGCCGGGGTATTGCCATCGTCCAGTCAAGCCAATTCGGACTGAAAGCCAACCCTCCCTGAAACGGGATTTTTACACCAGTCAACCTTCCTGCAAGGTGCCGGGAAAGCGGCATTTTTGCAACAGTGCAGGATTTTTCGCGGCTTGCGTGTAACCAATGAAGTGGATAGACATTTCCCCAATCGGTGGCCTCCACATCTTGAAAGGGGAATTTATAATGCGCAGACTAGCCCTGGGTTTGGCGCTAGCCTCGACCGCCCTTGCCACGCCCGCTCTGGCGCGTGACAAGTCTTGGTACGTCGAAGGCGATGCCGGTGCGACCATTGTCGAGAGCAATCGCGTCGTGAACATCGCTCCCGGCACGCCCGCCGGCGGCACCACTGTCGGTTACTTCAACACCAAGACCGGCTACGATTTCGGTGGCATCATCGGTTACGACTTCGGTCCCTTCCGTCTGGAAACCGAAGCCAGCTACCGCCGTGCACAGGCCAAGAAGTTCACCACTGCCGCTGGCACGGTGTATGACTCGGCCAACAACCAGGCTGCTGGTGGCACCGGCGTGCTCAGCTTCATGGCCAACGGCCTGCTGGACTTTGGTCCCGATGACGGCCTGCAGGGCTTCATCGGCGGCGGCGTCGGCGTGGCGCGCGTCAAGAACGCGATCTACACCGCTGCTCCGTTCAACAACGGCGGCGTGAACGACTCCTCGTCGGGCTTCGCCTACCAGGCTCTGGCCGGTATCCGCGCTCCGCTGAGCAAGCATGTCGACCTGGGTCTGAAGTATCGCTACTTCGCCGCTTCGGGCGCGAACAAGTTCGTCAGCCTGCAGGGCAACCCCTTCATCGAGCGCTTCCACTCGCACTCGCTGCTGGCGACCCTGACCTACAACTTCGGTGAGCCGGCTGCTCCGCCGCCGCCTCCCCCGCCGCCGCCGCCGCCGCCGCCTCCCCCGCCGCCCCCTCCGCCGCCGCCGCCGCCTCCGCCGGCTCCGGTGTGCAACAAGGGGCCGTACATCGTGTTCTTCGACTGGG from Novosphingobium sp. encodes:
- a CDS encoding DUF2793 domain-containing protein; amino-acid sequence: MSDALNFSSTSPRLGLPLLYAGQAQKEAFVNEAHARLDACVQCTIEGVSAMPPASPVEGSNWLIAPSASGDWAGQDGRLAARQAGNWLFFDSFDGLRIFNRATGQFSHHDGAWKVPAAVSLSQDGTVIDIQARAALANLVAALQTAGVLPSSSQANSD
- a CDS encoding phage tail protein, which encodes MATLLFTALGTALGGPIGGVLGALAGQQVDKALLGGGSVSGPRLKDLAVTTSSYGSAMPRQFGTMRVGGTIIWATDLAEHGQTSGGKGQPSVTTYSYSSSFAVAISSRPVLRIGRIWADGDLLRGADGALKVGGTLRLHNGHGDQAVDPLIAAAEGSAHCPAFRGLAYAVFEDLQLADFGNRIPALTFEVIGEETPLSLAALMEGVVEDVTLSVPLDGIVGYACEGSLADTLSQFQPVMPMSCDAGGDGLIITADRQSATPIALAEPALTSASGEFGARTGFQYKRDPAPENPPRVLRYYDPALDYQPGMQRSIGQALPGQPRTLEVPATMEAADAARLIQQAARDADWRRETLVWRCAELDPAVAPGMLVAPFGQPGVWRVTGWEWRDTGIQLDLERVAPSASSGAPVDPGRANLASDLAITPTSLVAYELPWDGQGSSDAVIVQAAASSSGAGWPGAALYGDFGTGALTWLAATGRRRSVTGLAVVALPAASPLLVDRQSRVTIHLTGSDMALTSASLDQLAMGANRALLGGEIIQFANAVAQGGGVWLLSGLLRGRGGTESAIVTHAAGEAFVLLDGTPVQLDGGALQGAVGIAALGLADPVQVEVPILCRGYSRRPWSPVHPKAVIADDGSLTLSWTRRARGGWSWSDGVDMPLQEQTETYLVALGGQDDPLLQWQTSTPSLTLAAEAFAALASAHAGAAFSVRQQGTYALSEALSLMTLG
- a CDS encoding DUF2163 domain-containing protein encodes the protein MSRIWFAQPLETVATWWRIDRRDGVSLGFTTHDGDLWFDGLLHRAAPGMMPAAIRRSAGFDADSAEVDGAIAHDSISADDLAAGRYDGARVAVGLVDWQSLEHEAIYAGTIGSVTQDSDSFSAQLTSRKGDLARDPVPRTSPCCRADFCGQGCGLSAARFTHEGVLTAFDGTHNAVAFNSTATPAQLLGGELRWLEGPYAGIAMTIVALAGDALVLDQPLDRAMSAGMRARLKEGCDHTLATCASRFGNAVNFRGEPFLPGNDMVIRYGLPS
- a CDS encoding OmpA family protein encodes the protein MRRLALGLALASTALATPALARDKSWYVEGDAGATIVESNRVVNIAPGTPAGGTTVGYFNTKTGYDFGGIIGYDFGPFRLETEASYRRAQAKKFTTAAGTVYDSANNQAAGGTGVLSFMANGLLDFGPDDGLQGFIGGGVGVARVKNAIYTAAPFNNGGVNDSSSGFAYQALAGIRAPLSKHVDLGLKYRYFAASGANKFVSLQGNPFIERFHSHSLLATLTYNFGEPAAPPPPPPPPPPPPPPPPPPPPPPPPPPAPVCNKGPYIVFFDWDKSDITPQAATILDSAIQAYGNCGTAAITLAGYTDRSGTPKYNLGLSARRNASVRAYLTSHGVADGTISSTAYGEANPRVPTADGVRELQNRRVEITYGPGSGN